From Acidobacteriota bacterium, the proteins below share one genomic window:
- a CDS encoding biotin transporter BioY — MSEPTRTLPSWIIATAGNTRFRDFLIVISASIVIAVAAQVAVPLPFTPVPMTLQPMAILLVGALLGSTRGFAAAALYLFEGAIGLPVFANGKAGLFWLVAGPTAGYLLSYPIVAWVTGRLSEKGWSGSPLRTVAMMTIGLAIIHLFGWSWLASMMGLGPKQAFLAGTAPFITGDLVKIALAAVLLPSLQKYLDFRRRKD; from the coding sequence ATGAGCGAGCCGACCCGTACCCTCCCCTCCTGGATCATCGCAACCGCCGGAAATACCCGGTTCCGGGACTTCCTGATCGTCATCAGTGCCTCGATCGTCATCGCGGTGGCAGCGCAGGTTGCGGTTCCGTTGCCGTTCACCCCCGTTCCGATGACGCTCCAGCCGATGGCGATCCTGCTGGTCGGAGCGCTGCTCGGATCGACTCGAGGATTCGCCGCCGCAGCTCTCTACCTTTTCGAGGGCGCCATCGGTCTTCCGGTGTTCGCGAATGGAAAAGCCGGCCTCTTCTGGCTTGTTGCCGGCCCGACCGCAGGTTATCTCCTCTCGTACCCGATCGTCGCATGGGTCACGGGCCGGCTTTCGGAAAAAGGGTGGAGTGGCTCACCCCTTCGAACGGTCGCGATGATGACCATCGGACTCGCGATCATTCACCTGTTCGGATGGTCGTGGCTTGCCTCGATGATGGGGCTCGGGCCAAAACAGGCGTTTCTCGCGGGTACCGCTCCGTTCATCACCGGAGACCTGGTCAAGATCGCACTCGCCGCTGTG
- a CDS encoding MMPL family transporter, protein MIPKVFDRLASFCLRHSARILVLAGVIGLGAIVAASYLRFDPEILNMIPDNEEVNEFRRILDDLGTIDYHIVVLKFPEGAGWENYVPLVDHMARQYQALPMVEAVEFEIPDPVSLVREVLPNALLLMSPEELELVRARLTDEAIRSALARNRALLQTPQSGAMKELITLDPLNLLPIFLDRFQKAGGGFDIDPTAGYYLSSDHSTLLILVKPDHPAQDMGFSRRMMEQADAIEERALGRFTAEQPDVPLPAVAYTGGYSIAFDDAELIKGDVIANVLFSFFGVLLLFTYAFRRVSAIAYAGIPMSLAIVMTFGFAGLALGVLSSAAAGFAALLAGLGIDFITVLYERYVEERNADRPMAIALTNTIRSTLPGVVIAAITTAATFYGFLVTDFRAMTHLGLLTGTGILFFFLCVAFVLPALIVQVDGRSKKVPRLYLHTFGSDKLIALSLARPRLVVAAWAIFLVIAAILSFRLEFSDNIENLRASDNRGVLEQTYLTEKFGSSFDFMMLVTRDQNLQETLEETAEMTAELDPLVADGTIGSYQAITTFIPPRSQQEQVIATIENDETGAFDPDRIRRTFLSASDANGFREGVWEPFLDSFDQALRPTEPLSIDDVDNPALERLSRRFIQRIDDGGFLSVAYIYPTTGVWGREVPESLMAVGRGGDQRALTGVNLVSAVLRKIVRADAFRATLLGFVMVLILLSLGFRSVRRALLIFVPFVAGCIGMLGLMAALDIDFNFMNIFVGLMLVGVGTDYGIYMVQRYLENPYEFPLHASDTGKAVVMAALTSIIGFGSFALSHYPGLRSIGYASFFGIGLSGLGAITLLPAILVLQRKPDPEQVEKTMFVDHAIRPEEVATGPAAAKPVE, encoded by the coding sequence TTGATTCCCAAAGTTTTCGATCGACTAGCAAGCTTCTGCCTCCGACACAGCGCGAGGATTCTCGTACTCGCCGGAGTCATCGGACTGGGCGCCATCGTTGCCGCATCCTATCTGAGGTTCGATCCGGAGATCCTCAACATGATCCCCGACAACGAAGAGGTCAACGAGTTCCGGAGGATCCTCGACGACCTCGGTACGATCGACTACCACATCGTCGTGCTGAAGTTTCCGGAAGGCGCCGGATGGGAAAATTACGTACCGTTGGTCGACCACATGGCGCGCCAGTATCAGGCGCTTCCGATGGTGGAAGCAGTCGAGTTCGAGATTCCCGATCCCGTCTCTCTCGTTCGTGAGGTATTGCCGAACGCGTTGCTTCTGATGAGCCCGGAAGAACTGGAGCTCGTCCGCGCACGGCTGACCGACGAGGCAATCAGATCTGCTCTGGCTCGCAACCGGGCCCTCCTCCAGACTCCTCAGTCGGGCGCGATGAAGGAGCTCATCACCCTCGATCCGCTGAACCTCCTTCCGATCTTCCTCGACAGATTTCAGAAGGCGGGAGGCGGTTTCGACATCGACCCGACCGCGGGCTACTACCTCTCGTCCGATCACTCGACACTGCTGATTCTCGTCAAACCTGACCATCCCGCGCAGGATATGGGCTTTTCGCGACGCATGATGGAACAGGCAGACGCGATCGAAGAACGGGCGCTGGGCCGGTTCACTGCCGAACAGCCGGACGTTCCTCTGCCAGCCGTCGCATACACCGGCGGCTATTCGATTGCATTCGACGATGCGGAGCTCATCAAGGGAGACGTGATCGCCAACGTTCTTTTCTCCTTCTTCGGCGTTCTCCTGCTCTTCACGTACGCATTCAGGCGGGTATCGGCGATCGCTTATGCCGGAATCCCGATGTCGCTCGCGATCGTGATGACGTTCGGATTCGCCGGTCTGGCACTCGGAGTCCTTTCGTCGGCCGCCGCGGGCTTTGCTGCGCTGCTCGCCGGCCTCGGCATCGACTTCATCACCGTCCTTTACGAGAGATACGTCGAGGAGCGCAACGCGGACCGCCCGATGGCGATCGCTCTGACCAACACGATCCGATCGACGCTGCCTGGTGTCGTAATCGCCGCGATCACGACGGCGGCGACTTTCTACGGCTTTCTCGTTACGGACTTCCGAGCAATGACCCATCTCGGTCTCCTTACGGGAACCGGAATTCTCTTCTTCTTTCTCTGCGTCGCGTTTGTCCTTCCGGCGCTCATCGTCCAGGTGGACGGCCGCTCGAAGAAGGTTCCCAGGCTCTATCTGCACACCTTCGGATCGGACAAACTGATCGCGCTCAGTCTCGCCCGGCCGCGCCTCGTGGTAGCCGCCTGGGCAATTTTTCTGGTGATTGCGGCGATCCTGAGCTTTCGACTCGAGTTCAGCGACAACATCGAGAATCTTCGCGCCAGCGACAATCGCGGAGTTCTCGAGCAGACGTATCTTACGGAGAAGTTCGGCTCATCGTTCGACTTCATGATGCTCGTCACACGAGACCAGAACCTGCAGGAAACGCTCGAGGAGACCGCAGAGATGACCGCGGAGCTCGATCCGCTGGTCGCCGACGGAACGATCGGGTCCTACCAGGCGATCACCACGTTCATCCCGCCCAGGAGCCAGCAGGAGCAGGTGATCGCGACGATCGAGAACGATGAGACGGGAGCGTTCGACCCGGATCGCATCCGGCGCACCTTCCTCAGCGCATCCGACGCCAACGGCTTTCGCGAGGGGGTCTGGGAACCCTTCCTCGACTCCTTCGACCAAGCGCTCCGTCCGACCGAACCTCTCTCGATCGACGACGTCGACAACCCCGCTCTCGAGCGACTCTCCCGCCGCTTCATTCAGCGCATCGACGACGGAGGATTCCTGTCGGTCGCGTACATCTATCCGACCACCGGCGTATGGGGGCGGGAGGTTCCCGAATCCCTCATGGCCGTCGGCCGCGGCGGCGATCAGAGAGCGCTGACCGGCGTGAACCTCGTGAGCGCCGTCCTCAGGAAGATCGTCAGGGCGGATGCTTTCCGCGCCACGCTTCTCGGATTCGTGATGGTGCTGATTCTTCTGTCGCTCGGATTCCGGTCGGTTCGCCGCGCTCTGCTGATCTTCGTCCCATTCGTGGCTGGTTGCATCGGAATGCTCGGGCTGATGGCGGCGCTCGACATCGACTTCAATTTCATGAACATCTTCGTCGGGCTCATGCTGGTCGGAGTCGGCACCGACTATGGGATCTACATGGTGCAGCGATATCTCGAGAATCCGTACGAGTTCCCGCTTCATGCGAGCGACACCGGGAAGGCCGTCGTGATGGCCGCGCTCACCTCGATCATCGGATTCGGGTCATTCGCGCTCTCACATTACCCAGGACTTCGCTCGATCGGATACGCATCATTCTTCGGGATCGGCCTCAGCGGGCTCGGAGCGATCACCCTGCTGCCCGCGATCCTGGTGCTCCAGCGCAAGCCCGATCCGGAACAGGTCGAAAAGACGATGTTCGTCGATCATGCTATCCGGCCGGAGGAGGTCGCGACTGGCCCGGCCGCAGCCAAACCAGTAGAATGA